Part of the Vicugna pacos chromosome 3, VicPac4, whole genome shotgun sequence genome is shown below.
ACTTAATACAGATCATTTAAAATGAGTGGAAAAGTCTTTGGAAGCAGTCCTCCAGGGTAGATCATCTAGGTGGTTTCCAGTCTTTAACTAACACACAAATAAGGATGCTATTAAAAAACTAGAAGTCTATTGCTTTTTtgttatttgaaattatttcttgaaaataaattcccagaagtCATACAACTGGGTCCAAGGTCGTGTGCATTTTAAGGGTGATGACATTTTGTCAAATTGCTCTCctaaaagggggagggtataactcaacggtagagtgcatgcttagtgtgcatgaggtcctgggttcaatcctcaaaaCTtcggttaaaataaataaacaaataaacctaattacctccccccaccaacaaaacaaacaaacaaacaaaactgctcCCCTAAAGCTTGTCCACCAGAATTCTCTCACCCTTGCTGGTACTTACACTTTCTTTTCATCCTTCCTTATATGGCTGTTTATAGCCACGACAGAAAGAAATCACTACTAATTAGATGGATGCCAGTGCTATCTTGTTCCAAACTGCAGCTATCTGGTTACTGCTGAGATGCAACACTTTACCCATACAAATTGTAGTTCCTCTTTCACCATTTAGTAGTTTTGTAAAAAATCAACTTGTAGGAGGGCGTCTGTAATGAAGACTTTACTCCAGGTTGACTGTATGTGCTGCAAATAGGCGTCCCCAGAGTTGACTTCCTAAATCTTTGTTTTCTCCCAGGCACAAGCGGAGTCATGACTCCCCTCAGGATGACCCCTCGGCTGACTCACTTCCCTGAGGATTTCCAAAGCGGCTCATTCCAGCACCATCAAGATCCAGACTCCTGATGCTGACTGGCAGCCCAAGCATGTCCCCCAGGTCACCATTTTtcagccagagccagagccagaccCAGACCCAGACACAAGACACACATCACAGCTGCTCTCTGGTAGCCAGGCCCTGCTACTATCTGCCGGGCACTATCTTTACAAAGGAGAGTCGGGAGTCGCCACTCTAAACCCCCAGCCTCTTGTGAGCCGGTTTTATGTACGAGATTAGAGCCTTTTAAGCTATCTTTCCCCTTAGAAAAGAACCCACATACTGTATAGcgcagaaatatatacaagatcttgtggtacttcacagcgaaaaaaaaaatgtgacaataaatatatgtatgttcatgtataactgaaaaattgtgctctacactggaatttgacacaacattgtaaaatgactataactcaataaaaaatgtgaaaataaataaataaataaaataaacacacacacacatgaataaacatcaaaaaaaaaaaataaagaacccacAAGGGGAGAAAATACACAGCGAGATAGAGATCACCTAAAACAAATTTTGATTAAGCACTTATGCTTCTGCTACATTAAGAAAATGCCCCGGAAAATGATTTTAAGGATATGAGAATCGAATCTCTGAGTTTCTGGACCTCTGAGCTGGCCCAGTTTTGCCTCAGGGCCATCTCTGAGGGccctgctactcaaagtgtggtccgaGCATCCGCACTGTCAACATGGCCTGGGGACTTGACAGACTTGCAGCCCTGGCCCCAGACCTACTGCATGAGTCTGCAGTCGACCAAGACCCCCCAGATAATCTGAAAGCTTGTTAAATTTGAGAGGCGCTCTCTTAAAGCAGTGGTATCAGCTCTGCCTTGTACAATCAAATCTCCTGAGGAGCTTGAATACAATGTGGATGTCCGGGCCCCGCCTCAAAGAATCTGAGTCAGAGGGCCAGGACTGGGCACCAGACTTGTTTAGAAGCTCCCCAGAGCTTCTTTGTGCAGTCAGAGATGAGGACTGACACTAAAGTTTCTAAAACTTCCTTCTAACAAGGCAGAGTTGATAAAACTCTAAAATTTGAGGTCTTCAGATTTTATGCTTCTTAAATATTACAAATTATGATTAAACCCCAAAACCAGCTGGCtcctggaaaagaaaacattaaatacatatacacacatgcacacgcgcacacactcacacacacgttGGAAATGGCCATTTTCAAGAGCGACTAGATATCTCGAGATAAGAAAGTAAGCATCAAACCCACACAGAACAATCGAGGTCTTGCTGTTAAATGCGTCTCAGTATTGGCAATCCCCGTCTTGGTCGTGTTTTCATTCCCCAGCATTGGTCACACAGCAGCACGCTGAGATGACCCAATTTTGCGGTTGTTAAGATGGGCACAATGGCGGCACTGGCGCGGCCACCACCCGATCGATGTGTTCAGGCTACATAAATGCAGCTCTCTCTCCAGTGTTCCTGAGTCATTTCTTAAAGTGATGACCAGCCAGCTGGGTAGAAACACACTGTGATATCTGAATTCCAAGATGCTGCTGAATCTGACCTCTGGTTTTCTGTTTCCAGAAGACCAGTGGGCAGCCCCCATGACAAGAAGCATGGAGTTTACTGTTCTCTTTATAGAGACGCCGCCACGGGTGTGTCACAGCAGCTGGCTGGAACCCCGCCCTCACACAAAGCTTCCCGACCGCTAGGCCACCCTGGACTCAGCCGTGAGGCTGCCAGAAGCCGTAGGTGGTGGCCTGTAGCTGTGAACCAACTGTTTACCTTTGTGCCTTATAATTATGGCCCGTTTCCATGTCTCTTTGAAGGCAACAAAGTTGGGAAATCTTGCCTAAGGGCAGAGTTCTCAAACTTTGAGACCTtaatacacttaaaaattatgaGGACCCCAAAGAGGTTTTGTTTATGTTGGTTATATCCAGTGATGTGCTGGCATCACCTTGCACCAGCTCATGAGAATTCAGTATTCAGGAATTTTTCAAGCCAACTGTTCAACCGTTAGAAGCTTGAAACTGGCAACAGAGGGAATATTACACCACGGAAATCGGCAAATGCTATACGTCagagccttttttctttctctggaggTTAAGTTTAGCAGCAAACCCCTGATTATATTTACcatattaaacattaaaatggagaatttttgaaaagatttctttcattaaaaataagaataaaccaggggggagggtatagctctgcggtagagtgcgtatttagcatgcacaggtcctcggttcaatctccagtacctccatttttaaaaaaaggaagaaataaataaacctaattatccccccaaaataaaaataagaaccacacacatatatatacatatatacacacacacacacccccacacacaccaaaTACGGTTTCCCATATTTGTCACAGAGAATTTTTCCCCCAAACAAGAACTTAATGGACAGTTGCCTTAGCCTTTATGTCTGCAAATCTCTTAATAGCTGGCTTAACAGGAGTCAGATTTTCGTTCTCTACTTCTGTGTTTAATTCGTTGTGCTATCACACGTCACCCAGCCTCCGGAAGACACAACTACGTGAATCAGACCAAAAAAGGGCAAACTCTCTTACTGTTTCAAGATGGTTCTGATCTCATACATCTCCGGAGAGGGTCTCAAGGGCTCTGAGACCCACTGAATTGGAGCATTTCTCCTCTCTACCTGATTGCAGCTTGCTTAACTGCACCTCCTTCATAAAACACACTCAGATTACCCCGTGGTTAATTGTTGTCCACATACGTTTGGTCTAGTCATTGTGAAAGGAATAGCCACACAGCAATGCCAGTTCTGCTAGGAAATTACTGTCGATGACTGTTTTCCCAGTTCATTTCCCTATGGCACCAAGGGGAAGAGAAGCCACTGTGGCAGGCTGAGGCCTCAGAAAAAGGCTTGGTCGTAAACACTGCTTCATTTTTTCCATCTACTCTCAGAGCTCAAGACTCCCTGAAGGACATGCCaacatttttcttaactttttaaattcgGAAGTTATAACCTAAAATTTTCCATGTGTATATTTAACAATCAAGCattccatttccttttaaaatcctgtttttcacttggtggaaaaaaaatcaaaatttttgtGTTAAGAGAATTCAAGTGTTtttttgatttcaaatatattttgaaaaataacaagagaaaagcTTAAAGGTCACTTTCTGGTTAGAGTGGGGATCCTATTCCTAGTGGCCATATGCTGGGTTGACTTCATTCACTATTTCTCGTCTTGAaacactggagagagtccaggCCTCAGAAACTTAGGCTTATGTATtaactttaaaattctgtgtGCTAACAGAATTCTTGTTTAATTGAAATAACGTCTCTATTGATTATGAATCTAAAAATACGTTAccagaattttttattttcatctctcAGAGGTAATTTTGCCTTTAATCCTCTTCCCCAGGGAGTGTTAGATGGCAAAGGACTGTCACTCAGGGGTAGCTCTTCCTTGAGTTTCAACATTTGTGTCTTCCTGGCTCAGACATTTGTTTCTTTCCTCACTAGGGAAAAGCTGCGGAGCCTAACCACGATGCTTATCACCCAGGAATCTGAACATTTTCTCAGTGATAGAATCTTGAATTTTCCTaagaagggattaaaaaaaaaaaaacccgaaagaCACAGAAACCTAACTACCCACTGCCTTTGGCAGAAATTGTGATTTTCCCCTCCATTTGTTCTTCCAGTTCCATTCTCCACACCCCAAGCAGCTAACCATCATGAACTACATCACCCAGGTTCCCCTGACCTCTGTGTGGTGGTTAAAATCAGGAGCAACAGGAGCCAAGAGATCagagggttgggggagaggaggtCTGTATTCCTTCCCCCACCAGCTCGGAGCCTGGGGTGGTAACAGCTTCCCCTAATTGCTAGACCCTGGGGCGCATCACCAGTTCTAGTTGGTTCCCTTAACCCTGGCCACCCTTCTGCAAGTGCTCTTCAGCTAAATCCTTAAACTGGCCTTCCTGCTATGCTCTAAAGATACAATACAATTTTATTCCCAAAAGATACCAAGCAGACTTTCAGGTTTATTAATACAGgttacatacattttttaaaaaagaatgttaaaaacaGTGACGTAATATTTTGTAAGTACATACTGATAATATAGTAATGATAGTCTTATTAAGTCAGaggtattttaatataaaagaatgaataaacagtGACAGTATATTTCCACTGAGTTGGATAAAATGAATACAGTAACTAAATTAATGCAATCAATGTTAGCTTCTACTTACAACACATACACAGTTGTAAATTATTTCATGGCTGTTGGAAACAGTTTGCTCTTTTCAATAGGTAAGTATTTGCCTTTTTGTCTGTTTAAAATGCCAACATTTTTTCATAAGGAAAAAAGATCTATTTCAAcctaattttcaaattattttgtcaAATACATGAGGGTATTCTGTACTTGATACTCATCATGGGgttgaaaaatgcttttaaaatcatCTCATTAAATCTTAAGAAAAGTGGATGGGAAATACCGAGTAAGTTTCCTGGATTTCAAAGCCAACTccattttcttctatcatttctaaTCAGACTGATGTAATCgatttgcctttaaaaatttgatttgagCAATGTATTGATAAAGCATTTGTAAGTAAATAGTGTCCAATTAAGACAGATTTTCTTAAAAGTCCAATTaggacttatttttaaaaacacacttccTGTACTGTATTATGTTCTCAACTCAAGTTATAACCATAGGAAGCAGTAACCCAAATATTCAAACATCTTCACCTGCCAGGCCTTGATTATGTGCAACTTGCTTGGTGACATCTGGCTGAAAACACTTCTTTACATAATGACGTGTTTCCTTTACACGTATCACACTCTAAGCATCTATCTACTTTGTTCTTCTGAAGAGCAGGTTTCAGTTTTACTCAACTCCACTCGCCCAGCACCCACCCGAGTGCCCAGGGCACAGGAGGGGTGTGTTTGCTGCAGGGGTGTTTCCATCTGAGAACGGTCTTTGTAGCATAACTCCTGGAAGTGAACAGGGCCTTCTTTCTCCATTCTTAAAACGGGCAGAGAAATCTTTTATAGTCATTATCTCTTGAGATAGCACATCCCACTTCGCCAGCTTCTAATGAGCATGATAAGTTCATGGCCAGCCTTTGAGGGAGTCCCAGGAGGAGACAGCGAACATGGTGGTCCTGATCCCTCTGCTCTCTGAACTGGCCCAGTCTTGTCCCTACCGCTTGGAGTCCTCCATCCAGGGGCAGGTTGCTCTGAAAGCCAACCTAAGGTCACTGGTGAGACCTCTGCTCATTCTTGGTTTACACATATGGTGTGCAAAATAGGAAAATGCTACCCACAGCATTTGTTTTCatctgttttaatatttttaggttTCAAACTTTGATATGTTTCAAATGAAAAACAGCAAAACTTCTACACACAGACAGGACTAAGTCTCAGCCCTCAATAACTTAAACATCGCTGTTGAACAATTTCAAAATACACTTATTTGCAAAAGCTATGTAAGTCCATACGACAGAACCCCTCACTATTGACGGACATCTGCAGAATTTCAGGGCTAAACTTCACCAAACTAAACTTTGCATATTAAATCAGAAAGCCAGAGTTTATTTCCATAATCTCTGGTGGAAAAAAAAGAGGGTTTCAAAGTGCCTATTCTATACTGCACTGCAAACAATAcaagtgtgtatacacacacacacacctataatAAGGCATCTAAATACATCAAAAAGCAACATTCAGTTCTTGTTGTAGCACTGGCAATGTTCTCTAGGAACATTCCTGTTATGTTTTCCTGTAACTAACAAATATATATGCTTAATGGCTCTAGTAAGGAGGCATGCAAATCATACATCCGCTGTTTTAGATGGTACAGTAAATACTTTTTTTGGCAGGGACTAAATAGAATCCTCAggttatttgcttttttcaccttttctttttaaatcactgtCGGTCCCTTTTCCTAAGTTAGCAGCTTCTTGTACATGCTGCTATTCAGGTTACTAGAGCAGGTATCCACTTTACTAGCCATCAACTGACCACTGCTGTTATAACTGCTGGGGTCCGAACTTTCTTTGCAGCATAAGATGCTGTAGAGGTACCTCTGGCACTCGGAGGAAGCATAATAGTAAATCAAGGGGTCAATGCAGCAGCTGATGCtgctgacacagacacagaggaggtaGGCGAAGTAGGCAGCCTCCGTCATGGAGTTACGGGAAAGGAATGCATAATGGAGAATCAGAAGGATGTTGGTGGGTCCGAAGCAAATGATGAAGATGCAGAAAACGGCAGCCGACAAGAACAACGCCCGGGACTTCTTGGTCTGGTTGGCCACCGTGGAAGAGCTAAGACAGCGAATGATGGACACGTAACAGACTGTGGAAATGGTCAACGGCACGAAAAAGAAGACAGCAGAGAAGGCGGAGAAGTAATAGGCGTAGAAGCCCTCGAGCAGCGTTTCGTTGAGCACGTCGTGACATGTGGTGATGTTGAGCCCCGGCACCTGGCTGGTCTGCTCCTTGAGCAGCAGAGGCACCACTCCCGCGATGGCCATGGCCCAGATGGCCAGACACGTGAAGGAAGCCCGCCCCAGAGTACGCCAGGACAGCGACTGGATGGGATACACCACAGCCAGAAACCGGTCAATGCTGATGACCGTCATGAGCATGATGGAGGCATACATGTTACAGTAGAACGCTGCAGTGACGAAGCGACACATCGCAGACCCAAAACTCCAGTCACTTCCGGAAAAGTAGTAGCTGATCTTAAACGGGAGCACAGACACGAAGAGCACGTCTGCCGTGGCCAAGTGCAGCATGTACACCACGGCCGGCTTCTTGACCTTCATCTTCAAGACGAACACGACGATGGCCATGATGTTTAGAGGAAGGCTTACTACGAGCACGCCGGTGTAGACGGAGGGGATGAAGAGAGTCAGCCAGGCGCTGGTCAGATAGCCCGAGGCATCATTTGAGATGAACACGTGGGGTAATTTCTGAGGAGGATTGCTTTGATTGACGGAGCTTGATCTGCCTTCAGTGAACTCACTCTCATTTCTTTCCTCCTCATCCCTCAGTGGGATTGGTTCGAATCCACTGGGTAAATTCCTGAGAAAAAATGACCGGAGATGGAAAGTACTATTTGTTGCTTCTGgctctgaaaaacaaaattaaaaacatgaatgAAAACGGCAAAAGGGACAAGGGGAGAGTACATTTGACTTTTGCTTTCTGTTCTCTTCCTAGGAGAGCAGATGGTAAAGAGCAGGAGATGTGCGAAGGATTACAGACTTTGTCAGGGGATTAGCTAACTCGGAGTTTTGTTTTGGCACAAGCAAACATTTTTCAAACTCTGCTCCCTGGAGGGACAGAGGTGAATGACATACTTTCCAAGTTCAACCCTGCAGACATCAGGACAGGCTGATGCAGAGGAAAAAAAGCCGTGACGTCTTTTCTATACGAGCCACTGTCTCTATACACAAACCACTCCTAGGCTATTTGACGTCTCTGTCCTCCATAGGCCTTCATGCATACATTTTCTCCATTTAGTTTGTGGCCATCCCTTGAAACTCATCCTTCCCAGTGGAAAAACCCACATAGACAGTTGAGGGGACTTCATTTATGTTATAAAGCTAGAGGCAAAATCGTGTGGGACCAGGGGTCCCATTTCCATGACCATTATGCATGCGACAGGAGCTTTCCTTACTATTTTTAGAGTGTTTACACAGGAGAATGACCCAAATCTCTCATCATATTTGGGTCCAAACTGCAGTCCCTCTGGTTATCTTCTAAATATAACTGCTAGGTACCTACCACTTCAGTCATCTTCCTGTTCCTTCCCCAGCAGGTCAGTGGAGAAGCAGATGCTCTAGGCCAGTGGCCTTCTTCAGCTCAGCTCCAAAGTGCTACGTGCATTGAGGGAGATGCCAGGCCAACCAAGCTCTTCTGAGCATCAACCCAGGAGTTAAAATAAAGGCTCAGAGGCAAAAGAGTCCTTCTTTTCtcaccctcctccaccaaaaacaCACATTTGTAATGTTCATCAAAGAAAGGCAACACTGAGCCACTGGAACTCAACCAGCTTTCCCTTCCCGGGAGTTTTGCTAACGTTCTGTCACTGAGGAGACTTGGACAAAGAGCCTTCACTGGGCCTTGGGAATTGGAGGAACCAGGGGAGAAGCCACAGGGGGAAAAGGATGAGATTTCTATCACTGGGGTGTTGACCACAAACGCTGGACCCACAGGCCACTCAGAAGTGGTGCTGTAAGTGGTGTAGTGAATGCTGGCTGGAAATTGGGTCGGTATAGTGCATTTTTAAggcctttggttttatttttcagtagTGAAGGCTTTCTGCAAACAAAAACTGACCCAAAGAAGCATTACGCGATAAGAGAGAGATTTCTGATTCTGTAAGGTCCTACCAGACCTGACCACCCTCTTGACAGAAATCACAAACTCTGGGTCCCTTTCCTCCCCCAAATCAATGACCTAAAGGCATTTAGGTTCACAGGGGGgtactggggaggggagggatggattGTGAAAGAAAGGATGGCAACTGATAGGTTTCTTGTTTTCAGTGGCTTTTAGCTTAAGAGAAGGCCAAAGTCAGTGCCACAAAAGATGGCTGAAACTCAGGTCGAAAACCAGTCTCAGGGGCCTGAAGGATCAACCAGAGGGCCGAGGTCAGGGCCACCGACGTCCCTGGAAGGCGAGGAGAGGATCCCAGgaaagaagaagagagggagagggagccctGGATTCCAGCGCAAGCTCTGCCCCTGGCTCTGCCGATGCTAGGCCTGGCTAGGGCCTGTGTGCTTAGGGACGGTGCGGAGCAGCTCTGCTAGACTTAAAAGAACTGAAGGGATAACTGAGCTTTTTGCTCAGAGAGGGAGAGATTGCAGTTTCAGTTTGAGTCCAACCAAATTAGCTGCCTGCTAAAGCAATAACACCAAAATTCAAAATCACCCAATATAGAAAGAATCAGGCAAGTATGATCCATCTCAAGAAAAAAGGACAGTGAATGGAAACCAATCCCAAGAGGACCCGGATGTCAGAATTAACAGATAagcattttaaaagatgtggtgcAACTATACTCAGCgaagtgaagaaaaatatttcattgaaatgaatgaaaaaaatagaaaaaaggcaATGAAACAAACCAATGGAAATTCTagctagaaaataaaatgcatttttccaAAATGAAGAGCAACGCTAGGGAAGCACCAATGAGAGATGATAGAAGGCTCGGATGACCTCAGCAAGGTCATGAGAGGGTCCCCTGAGGTGAAGGGGTGGCCCgacagacccgtcacaggacaagGACAAACATGTGCAGTGGTGAGCCTCTgagtgcacatacacacatctaGACTGTTTCCCAGGGTGAGGAACCGTTTCTGCTTCATCTTGGAGTCTCCAGTACTTCGCCCTGCACTTAAATTGGCTTTTCATCACAGATTTGCATtctaatcctggctctaccaGGAGTCACTTAACCCGTCTGAACTCAGTCTCAGCATCGTTAAAATGGGATCCCAGTGTCTGTCTGGCCTACAAATCTGGCAACTGGGAGCATCACATGTGAAATAGGACATATGTTCACTTTGTAAACttcaaaaatcaatcagtgtaagaAATGATTATCCTTCCCCTCCCACTTCAGTGTAGCTTGCTTTTTGCTCACtctcaattattttcttttattttttaaattttaaaagtttttttctaattttttttcttttgggggggcaggggttaggtttatttatttatttatttttaatagaggtactggggattgaacccaggaccttgtacatgctaagcaggcactctaccactgagctataaccttccTGCCccgttattttaaattaaaatggaatctgTGTTCCTCTTCCCTCCCTAAACATTTAGCAATGTTTAGTTTTCCAGGGTGACATGGGACATGAGGGGCCTGTAAGGTACCTAGTCCCAGTGTTCAGAGCCGTAAATCAAATTTCACATTCACAGCCTTTTCCACAAGTATTGCTTCCTTCCCCTTGCGACGCATCTAATTCACTCTGCATCGTGACCCTGGCACATGGAGGCCCGACACTGGTACAGCGGCCCCAGTGGGAGGTGAGGCTACCCTTGAGGTCATGATGAATGTGTGGGAGCCGGAAGAAGAGAATGAATGGGTTCTGGCATTTTCAGACCCACAGAGATATGCATCCTCGAAAGTGCTGACCCACAGGAACCTTAAAATAATGCCCAACTCCCTGCTGCAGCGTTGGGAACCTGGTCAGATTAAGGACCCCCATCATGCACGGAGGGGAGAAAAGCACACGCGTACACACACGTGTTCACACAGTGGGGCGTCAAGACATTCCTGAGAGGAGTGACACCACTTGAAAACTACTGAACATTCATCGCTAAGCTCTCAGAGGCTATCACTTGATCTGAAAGGCTTGACTCTAGTTAGTACTTTGGAAACAAgtatttgttttccaaaatttcctCCCTGGCTAGGCCTTCTTGGGCAGTACGGTGTTTAAGGTCAGAAGCGCTATACCCACTGGAACAGGAAATTTTTCTAGGCTGGAGCCCAGGAAGAATGCATAATCCCGTGATTAAATATCATCGCCTAAGGTGTCACCTTTTCTTGCCACCACAGGTTTGGTATTTTGgcttttaagaaattaaagaacaacagtaaattttgtttgtttatttaaatatataccaGCATCAAAGAAAGGACAAAACCAATTCCAGGTGATTAAATGTATCTAACTAGCTCAAGCCCCTCAGGCTGAAATTTGAGTTTGGGTATCTTGCTTTTCCTCTGGTCCGAGCACAACTCATAGGTCAAGGAGAACGTGTACAAAAGGCTCTCGTAACTCATCTTCTGTGTTTTTATTGTTAagctgtggtttaaaaaaaaaaaaaaagctcaggtCCTAAAATTGGTTCTTACGCTTCCTGTTAAGTTTCACCTAATTTAGGTATCTCTAAATGGCTTTAGAGTAGTTCTGTTATTGAATATACCACATGGCTAATGAGTTTAAATGCGGACTAACtctggagatttttaaaaattagtacgTCAGGCACAGTGCTTTTTCTGACATTGATGAGATCTGGTCTGGAAGCAGAGTGGTGACCAGATGGTCTTTCGAGGTCCCACGTGATCCTGGGATACATACCATGTCAGCGTCCCACCACTTGCCAGCCTTGTTTCTGACTCAGAGGTCTGCCCTAGAGGACTCATGCTTTTGGAGAATTAATAAACTGGAAGTCCTAGGACCTTGTCCACATTCACACACTCAGCAGGATAGTTGTACCCTGCACTTCGCCGTGAGTGAATCAGCATTAGGGgctaaagagaaataaagaagagGATGGTGGGAAAATGACACATACCAACTCCATCAAGTGGAAAACAGTAGCGTTACTGGAATCcactgcttcaaatgcaaatgctTGCCACGGAAAGAAATGTTCCTTAAAGAAATGGCTGGTTACAGATTGCAGGGTGGGGGAGGAAATACACCAGATGGGCCTTGAATGTCTTTAAAGAACATTAGGGTCAGGTCACAAACACTCTGAAGTCAATCCAAAGGGGCTCCCCATTGGCTGA
Proteins encoded:
- the F2R gene encoding proteinase-activated receptor 1; this encodes MGPRWLLVVAAGLSLCGPLLSARTPGQKAEPEATNSTFHLRSFFLRNLPSGFEPIPLRDEEERNESEFTEGRSSSVNQSNPPQKLPHVFISNDASGYLTSAWLTLFIPSVYTGVLVVSLPLNIMAIVVFVLKMKVKKPAVVYMLHLATADVLFVSVLPFKISYYFSGSDWSFGSAMCRFVTAAFYCNMYASIMLMTVISIDRFLAVVYPIQSLSWRTLGRASFTCLAIWAMAIAGVVPLLLKEQTSQVPGLNITTCHDVLNETLLEGFYAYYFSAFSAVFFFVPLTISTVCYVSIIRCLSSSTVANQTKKSRALFLSAAVFCIFIICFGPTNILLILHYAFLSRNSMTEAAYFAYLLCVCVSSISCCIDPLIYYYASSECQRYLYSILCCKESSDPSSYNSSGQLMASKVDTCSSNLNSSMYKKLLT